The DNA region TTTCTTTAGGGACCCTTTGGTGCATATGAAGATAAGAAACACAGGGCTACATATGAAGCATTAGATGACCCGGAGAAGAAGTTCCGGTTTTTTTCTGCTCGGCAAGTTGCTTGCCGGCTGCTTGGGAGCAGGGGTTATTTATGCCAGAAGGTACTTCCATTTACTGTTTCTTGAATTGCTTTATTTGCCATGAACTCATTACCTAAGAGACGAGGCATTTTCTGAATATATGCAGTGTTGGCTTGCTATGGAGGACTGCATGTGTTCTTATATCAAGCCGTGTGGTTTATGGAAACAAATACGTTTTTGGCTTTATATGCATCCTAGGGTTAGTATTGCACCAACAAGTCTCGGCTATTCCAATTGAATCTGTACCAGTCCCCAACTCCTATGGACTGATAGGCTGTTTAGCTGTTGGCAGGATTTTCTACGCCAGAACAACACGGGCAAGTTATTGTGGCAGATATTTGGCGTCCAATCCGCTACACTCTGCGTCTTTGGAATTGCTGAAGACGAAGAGATCATGTGGAATGAATTCAAGCGTGCAGGTGTTTCATTCATCTAGATCTAGTCTTtgttgtttaaactttaaaagatGTCACTCAAAATCTCTAGTTGTTTTGCTATAAAgtcttgtatttttgttctgaTGGATGCTCAGGAAAAAGCCAAGTCCGTTGCCTCTATCCCAAACAGAACTCGGAAGTTACTTTCTCGGTAAAAGACACTTTTGGTAGTTCGGCTTCAGAGAATCCTGGATCATCATCCATGGTAAAGATTGCAATGTTTTGACTATAGGCTCTCTGTTCTTCTATCGTTGCTTATTTCAAGCAGAAAAATTCTTAGATTAGGTTGTGTAAGGATATAGACTGAAAGACTCTACACTTTGTATATTTCCCAGACAGATGAGGATAAAACTCTGCATTTCATTTTGCTTGATGGCACGTGGAACAATTCTGCTGCAATGCTCAAGCGTTTAAAGGTACAGGGCTGATCATTTCTCACATGGATTtcatcttttttccttctctaaAGAACTTGCTTAACGAAAAGACATTTGCTTAAACTCATATGTAGGATCACGCAAAGTCAGTATGGGGAGATGAAGATCTTCCTTGTATATCTCTTGCAGCTGGGGATCCGCAATGCATAAGCTCCGGTAAAAATAGTCTCAAACCTCTATATTTACTCATGTTCCTGGTCCAATCTCTCTCTGCCAAAATAgtgctcttcttcctcatttgATCTTTAAACGTACAGGCCACAACCATCATGGGACCGGACCTGCACGGCTGCAGCGGCAATTGGACTCCTAACCCAGCTTAGCCTTCTCCCACAGTTAAGCAGCTATGAGTTAGACAAACAAGCTGATGCGGTCGAGGAAGGTTTGGTCATATTACTGGACTCTCTAACAGGACGTCGCTTAAGAATGGGAAGATCCATAACTCGTAAAGGCAGAAACACCATCAGCATTTGCTAACAACAAAACTAGTCGGGACACATTTGTGGCTGAGattttaaaacatcatatacGAAGATCACGTCATTGGTCAAGTATGTTCTAATGGTTGAAGCAAACACAGAAGTTTTGTAACATTTTCTGAACCATTTTCTGTAATCGGGATCATTAGAAGTTGAAACAGCAATTACAGACAAAACCCAGAGAGGGTACACCTAAGTTAGGACAACGCCGCTGCTTCAAAACagaaattttggtatttttattatGTCATCAAATGAAGAATTAtccttttgtaaaatcaaaattgaGTTTTATAAGCTTGAAAAATGTCAATGGTGTTGTTTCACTAGGAAATTAATTTGTTCATGTTAGTTGATTcacatttgatattttattttgctttataAATCtcttaaacacaaaaataaataaatcttgcATGACCGGTGGAGACAGTTGAAACAAACCCATCCAACACTCCAATATCATATTCATTTTACTATGGTTTATATTTCGTGACTTTGTTTTCTTACATtgtctttatctctctctctccttttctcttccATTGTTAAATTTCACAGTTTAAAACTCTATagatatcccaaaaaaaaaaagaagaaaaaactaaattgatGGTGAAGTTAACACAGAGATTGGGTGGGTTGGTACTGCGATTTGCGGCATTTTGTGCCGCATTAGGAGCGGTTATCGCAATGATCACTAGCCGTGAAAGGTCTTCCTTCTTTGTCCTATCCCTAGTAGCCAAGTATAGCGATTTGGCTGCGTTCAAGTAAGTTTTTCCTATTTGGCGTGTTTAACGAGGATTTTTATAAGTATGTACATGCTTATGCATGCATGTGTGCGTCTATCGCAGGTACTTCGTGATTGCAAACGCGATTGTGAGCGTTTATAGCTTTCTCGTTCTGTTTCTACCAAAAGAGAGTTTATTGTGGAAGTTCGTAGTTGTGTTGGACTTGGTAATTTATCTCTATACTCTCTATGCTAgtaataacttcttttttttttggtacctAAAATGTTATCAAAATACATTATAAACGGCAATTAGAGGAGTGCtcgaaatataatttttttgatataaacataCTAATATAATGTAGAATTTGTTAGAatcatgattatatattattgtttcaaACAACTTCTAATGATCTATGTCATAGCTTAACTTCGATAAATATGTTGTTTAATCAAGTTTTTATATGTAATTGTTAAATTAACCGTAAAGATGGTGACGATGCTGCTGACGTCGAGCTTATCAGCGGCAGTGGCGGTGGCACAAGTGGGTAAAAGAGGAAACGCAAACGCAGGTTGGTTGCCAATTTGCGGCCAAGTACCGAGATTCTGCGATCAGATAACCGGAGCTTTAATCGCCGGTTTAGTCGCATTGGTTCTTTACGTTTTCTTGCTCATCTTCTCCATCCACCATGTAGTCgatccttttcttcttcgaaaATCATGAAtcgaataataatttttcttttttttaaggataaatattcatagaaaatatatgtattttttgtgcttttaatgttgttcattttttgtttctcgcTTTCTTGATCacttaaacaattaaaaatatatttatttaatatcaatATGACAGGATAATATGAGTTATTTTTCTACTAAGTTAAAAACAAGTTATAAGAGTCTTCTCGTATGATCAACTTTAACTATTTAGGCTTAaggatgattaaaaaaaagctATAAACTACAAATCTTTGATGATTATATCAATAACATATAACAGTTATGGTCCGCTCTAAGTTCAGCTTAggatagaaacaaaatttaactatttttcatAATTCCATTTgacaaactttattttctctcAGATATGTATTATAACCCCTTTTTCATTATTAATTCAGTTTAAAAGGTTGCAAGGGTTCGTTTGAAATGTCAGAGTGTACATTTGACTAGAACGTTGGGAATTATTTATTAGTTCATATTAAGTAAGGGTTCGTATCCACACAAAATAAATGGCGAAAGTGATTTTTAGATATAAGTTTTAGCCTTGTTTCAATTATCTTCAGAAATTGATAGTATTAATGAAAATTGGTATGCAAAGGAATATTAGTGAAAATTGCAGCTAAGTTCATAAGATCCACCACGAGACAGACGTAATTGTTGCGGTTATTGActttcattatatataattcGCGACTACGTTGttatattacaaattaattttctgGTGTATAATAATTCCTCAAGttagatttttctatttttttcaatttatattgCTTCAAATTTGCAATAATTTTGCATTTGTTCTACACAAAATATACTTTCAGATAGCTTTAAATTTGCAAGAATTttgcaaaaagataaaaagacatTAAATTTTAGCTAGACAGACAAATGATACACGCAAAAACTTAATATGTGTagtagtttaataaaaaaaaataagaatttacACTTCAGTAAATTAGTAGGATGATTGATGCTTTACTAAATTAGAATTGAGCCATGAAGTAGTCTTGAGTCAGTCAAAAATGAACAGTCAAAAGAAATTCGAGGTAACTAGGTGAGCAGATATGCAATCTAATACCTTTGAATtagaaaaatccaaaagtttagttaaccattaattaattaagtcatttttttccacaaataattaattaagtcaTATTTACACTTTTCATCAGTTGATTTACATAATATGATaaactataattattttctttaaactccaaaaatatattagtttcgGAGAAGTATgagaatttcaaattttgatgtTAACCATAAGTTATCATTTGAGACTTTGCATCACTTTTACAATCTTACATACTAATTTGTATTGTATCATTTAAGAATTTGCATCGGTTTTAGAATTTGGAAAggtattttattattatcttgtACAAGGTGTGATCATACATATTGTCGTAAGTTTCAT from Camelina sativa cultivar DH55 chromosome 3, Cs, whole genome shotgun sequence includes:
- the LOC104761083 gene encoding CASP-like protein 1C2; this encodes MVKLTQRLGGLVLRFAAFCAALGAVIAMITSRERSSFFVLSLVAKYSDLAAFKYFVIANAIVSVYSFLVLFLPKESLLWKFVVVLDLMVTMLLTSSLSAAVAVAQVGKRGNANAGWLPICGQVPRFCDQITGALIAGLVALVLYVFLLIFSIHHVVDPFLLRKS